A genomic stretch from Erigeron canadensis isolate Cc75 chromosome 9, C_canadensis_v1, whole genome shotgun sequence includes:
- the LOC122583153 gene encoding putative disease resistance RPP13-like protein 1, with protein MAEIVVGAVVTVLIEKLLTGELIKFARSEGIDSQLINWRKKLPLIQAVLADAGQKEITQKAVQLWLLELQELAYDIDDVLDDIATEVLKRKLNHEESQGTSTSKVMKIIPACCTNFTPHNFMYGRGISSKLDKITARMNDLFQQKNDLGLDVNVEKSSRTNKPLEETSLVDVSRIFGREEDKETLLEKLTGDKASKDLDLEIVSIVGLGGVGKTTLARVLYNDEKVKVHFELRAWVCVSDEFDVSNVSKAIYQAVCGENKEFTNLDLLHVALNQKLLNKRFLLVLDDVWNEDHKKWEVLQRPLVGAPGSKVIVTTRSIMVASVMNSVQPYKLGVLSDEVALSLFARCALEEQNFGEHPSLKPIAQGIVKKCDGLPLALVTLGRALKTKGTHVVDWEELLKSEIWSSHDERDILPALKLSYYHLPSHLKQLFAYCSIFPKDYEFEKNKLILLWMAQGFLSQTKDKNQPMETLGGKYFKDLLSRSFFQPLRNDESKYIMHDLMNDLATSVAGEFFFRLDENVDPNGNNEAYEKFRHFSFIGKRVEEVKKFKELHRARWLRTFLPISVGGCGTLDNVAAELLPHLHFLRVLSLTNSSITEVPQSIGNLKHLRYLNFSHTDIRHIPEEVSELYNLQSLLVRSCRKLSRLPVTFVKLINLRHLDMTYTPLLEKFPSGIRGLVSLQTLSKVVIQEDDGLKLAELNGLKDLQGELSIEGLEKVIDPIEAKDANLQQKKGLDNLKLVWGDAFPNNTTNDDDVIEKLRPHPKLKTLYIKGYRGMKFPSWLGDPSFDQLTHLALSDCKNCTELATLGPLTSLSELRLFNCSKLVSIKGDKEVVHVGSSIMGSLRHVVLFRCDSLESYCCPTSVEFLEITRCDSMTSLTFSKLQKDLPSSSSSISNLKTLWIYDCKNIKSLSQENLQSLTSLEEMKINNCPRMGDSFPSCGSWPPNIRELRIGELKKPLSEWGLQNYPSSLVELVLFGRHSGVVSFGIDEQDYNNMSSSCFLLPPSLTYLEIWEFEELESVSEVLQHLPCLQNLHIFKCPKLRDAPKTTSSLRVNVKTR; from the coding sequence ATGGCTGAAATCGTTGTCGGAGCCGTTGTCACTGTTCTGATTGAGAAGCTACTCACCGGTGAGTTGATAAAGTTTGCTCGATCAGAAGGAATCGATTCTCAGCTAATAAATTGGAGGAAAAAGTTACCTCTGATTCAAGCTGTTCTGGCTGATGCGGGCCAGAAGGAAATTACACAAAAAGCTGTTCAACTGTGGCTGCTTGAGCTCCAGGAGTTGGCTTACGACATAGACGATGTACTTGATGATATCGCCACTGAAGTCTTAAAGCGTAAGTTGAATCATGAAGAATCTCAAGGCACTAGTACTAGTAAGGTAATGAAGATCATCCCAGCTTGTTGTACTAATTTCACTCCACATAACTTCATGTATGGTCGAGGGATTAGTTCTAAGCTAGACAAGATTACCGCTAGAATGAATGATCTTTTTCAGCAGAAAAATGATTTGGGTTTGGATGTAAATGTTGAAAAGTCAAGTAGAACAAATAAACCATTGGAAGAAACTTCATTGGTTGATGTGTCAAGGATTTTTGGTCGGGAAGAAGATAAAGAGACATTGCTCGAGAAGCTTACTGGGGATAAAGCAAGTAAGGATCTCGATTTGGAAATCGTGTCCATAGTTGGTCTTGGTGGGGTCGGAAAAACCACTCTTGCCAGAGTCTTGTACAATGACGAGAAAGTGAAGGTTCACTTCGAACTCAGAGCATGGGTTTGTGTTTCCGATGAGTTTGATGTATCCAATGTGAGCAAAGCTATTTATCAAGCCGTTTGTGGGGAAAACAAAGAATTTACTAATCTCGATCTGCTTCATGTGGCTCttaatcaaaaacttttaaacaaaagATTCCTACTCGTTCTAGATGACGTGTGGAACGAAGACCACAAGAAGTGGGAAGTCCTCCAACGGCCACTTGTTGGAGCACCTGGAAGTAAAGTTATTGTGACAACCCGAAGCATCATGGTTGCATCAGTCATGAACTCGGTTCAACCTTACAAGCTGGGAGTTTTGTCAGATGAGGTAGCTTTGTCTTTGTTTGCTCGGTGTGCACTCGAAGAACAAAACTTTGGCGAACATCCATCACTTAAGCCTATTGCTCAAGGTATTGTTAAGAAGTGTGATGGTTTGCCTTTGGCTCTGGTAACACTTGGGAGGGCCTTGAAGACCAAAGGAACTCATGTTGTTGATTGGGAGGAGTTGTTGAAAAGTGAGATATGGAGTTCACATGACGAACGTGATATTCTCCCCGCACTTAAGCTGAGTTACTATCATCTCCCTTCACATCTAAAGCAATTGTTTGCATATTGCTCCATTTTTCCGAAGGACTATGAGTTTGAAAAGAACAAACTCATCCTATTGTGGATGGCACAAGGGTTTCTGTCCCAAACAAAGGACAAAAACCAACCAATGGAGACTTTGGGTGGTAAGTATTTCAAAGACCTTTTGTCAAGGTCCTTTTTTCAGCCATTGAGGAATGATGAATCGAAATATATAATGCATGACTTGATGAATGACTTGGCCACAAGTGTTGCAGGGGAGTTTTTCTTTAGGTTGGATGAGAATGTGGATCCAAATGGTAACAATGAAGCTTATGAAAAGTTCCGTCACTTTTCATTCATAGGTAAACGAGTTGAAGAAGTTAAAAAGTTTAAGGAATTACATAGAGCTAGATGGTTGCGAACGTTCTTACCTATCTCAGTTGGTGGTTGCGGGACATTGGACAATGTTGCTGCAGAATTACTTCCCCACTTACACTTCCTAAGGGTGCTAAGTTTAACTAATTCGTCAATTACAGAGGTACCACAATCCATTGGTAATCTCAAGCATTTAAGGTACCTTAATTTTTCTCACACGGACATCCGACATATACCAGAAGAAGTGAGCGAACTATATAATCTGCAAAGCTTGTTGGTTCGTTCGTGTCGTAAGTTATCTAGATTACCAGTCACTTTTGTAAAGCTAATAAACCTGCGACATCTTGACATGACTTATACTCCATTATTGGAGAAGTTTCCTTCAGGGATTCGTGGGTTGGTGAGTCTACAAACATTATCCAAGGTTGTTATACAAGAAGATGATGGGTTGAAATTAGCTGAGTTGAACGGCCTAAAGGATCTTCAAGGTGAACTATCCATTGAGGGGTTGGAGAAAGTTATAGATCCAATCGAAGCAAAGGATGCTAATTTACAACAAAAGAAGGGACTCGATAATTTAAAATTGGTATGGGGTGATGCTTTTCCGAATAATACAACTAATGATGATGACGTAATTGAAAAGCTAAGGCCCCACCCCAAGttgaaaacattatatataaaaggGTACAGGGGAATGAAATTTCCAAGTTGGCTGGGGGATCCTTCATTTGATCAGTTGACACATCTTGCGTTAAGTGATTGTAAGAATTGTACAGAATTAGCAACTCTTGGGCCTCTCACTTCACTTAGCGAGTTGAGACTATTTAACTGTTCAAAATTGGTATCAATTAAGGGAGACAAAGAGGTGGTTCATGTGGGGAGTAGCATCATGGGATCTCTTAGGCATGTGGTTCTTTTCCGTTGTGATTCATTGGAGAGTTACTGTTGTCCAACTAGTGTTGAGTTTTTGGAAATAACCAGATGTGATTCAATGACATCATTGACCTTCTCTAAATTGCAGAAGGAccttccatcatcatcatcatcaatctctAATCTGAAGACTCTTTGGATCTATGATTGCAAGAATATAAAGTCATTATCTCAAGAGAATTTGCAAAGTCTCACATCTTTGGAAGAGATGAAGATAAATAATTGTCCAAGAATGGGGGATTCATTTCCATCATGTGGGTCGTGGCCTCCTAATATAAGGGAGTTGAGAATAGGAGAATTAAAAAAGCCATTGTCAGAATGGGGGCTTCAAAATTACCCTTCCTCACTTGTTGAATTAGTGTTATTTGGAAGGCATTCAGGAGTGGTTTCGTTTGGAATAGACGAACAAGATTATAATAATATGAGTTCATCATGTTTTCTTCTTCCACCATCTCTTACATATTTAGAAATCTGGGAATTTGAAGAATTAGAATCAGTTTCAGAGGTCTTACAACACCTCCCTTGCCTTCAAAACCTTCATATTTTTAAATGCCCTAAGCTTAGAGATGCACCAAAGACAACTTCATCTTTGAGAGTTAATGTGAAAACACGGTAG
- the LOC122581061 gene encoding putative disease resistance RPP13-like protein 1, with protein MVASVMNSVQPYKLGILSDDIALSLLAQYALEEENFNKHPLLESIGQGIVKKCDGLPLALLTLGRVLKTKGIDDVKWDELLKSEIWSSEDDGSDILPALKLSYYHLPSHIKQVFAYCSMFPKDYDFEKNKLILLWMAQGFLSQTKGKNQPMESLGCKYFEELVARSFFQPLGNDESRYKMHDLINDLATSVAGEFFFRLDKNMDLNRNNDAYEKFRHFSFIRQQPVSKDKKYKELHKTRCLRTFLLVSGGWGGLENIGSVLTLENVTAELLPRLHFLRVLSLTNYSITMVPHSIGCLKHLRYLNFSETEIPQIPEEVSKLYNLQSLLVRGCGNLFTMPVSFVKLINLRHLDMTHTPSLKKLPLGIGGLTSLQTLFKVVIQDNNGLKISELRGLKDLQGVLSIEGLEKAIDPTEAKDAELHQKKGLDELTLTWGDAAINEHDVIEKLRPHSKLKTLCLDGYRGMKFPSWLGDPSFDGSTELVLNECNCVVLPTLEHLTSLRKLGIYRCSKLESIEGRKEVVNGGSSIMGSLRQVNVIGCDALESYYCPSSVESLVIWGCHSMKSLSFSKLHEEDLPSSSNLKNLEVKDCKDIKSYLLSLTSLEEMFIWTCPSMEDLYPSCGGLWPPNLRELSIGELKKPMSKWGLQNYPSSLVRLVLYGSNSGVVSFGTEEQDYNNTRSSCFLLPPSLTYLDIIDFEEVESVLEVLQNLPHLEELHISGCPKLKHVPKTSSSLRVYVCGRNIDTS; from the exons ATGGTTGCATCAGTCATGAACTCGGTTCAACCTTACAAGCTGGGGATTTTGTCAGATGACATAGCTTTGTCTTTGTTAGCACAATATGCACTTGAAGAAGAAAACTTTAACAAACATCCATTACTTGAATCGATTGGTCAAGGTATTGTCAAAAAGTGTGATGGTTTGCCTTTGGCTTTGCTAACACTTGGGAGGGTCTTGAAGACTAAAGGAATCGATGATGTTAAATGGGACGAGTTGTTGAAAAGTGAGATATGGAGTTCAGAGGACGACGGAAGTGATATTCTTCCCGCACTCAAGCTGAGCTACTATCATCTTCCTTCGCATATAAAGCAAGTATTTGCATATTGCTCTATGTTTCCAAAGGACTATGATTTTGAAAAGAACAAACTAATCCTATTGTGGATGGCACAAGGGTTTCTGTCTCAAACAAAGGGCAAAAACCAACCAATGGAAAGTTTGGGTTGCAAGTATTTCGAAGAGCTGGTGGCAAGGTCTTTTTTTCAGCCTTTAGGGAATGATGAATCACGATATAAAATGCATGACTTGATAAATGACTTGGCTACAAGTGTTGCAGGGGAGTTTTTTTTTAGGTTGGATAAGAATATGGATCTAAATCGTAACAATGACGCTTATGAAAAGTTTCGTCACTTTTCATTCATACGTCAACAACCagtttcaaaagataaaaagtaCAAGGAATTACACAAAACTAGATGCTTGCGAACGTTCTTACTTGTGTCAGGTGGTTGGGGGGGCCTTGAAAATATTGGTTCCGTTCTCACACTGGAGAATGTTACTGCAGAATTACTTCCCCGCTTACACTTCCTGAGGGTGCTAAGTTTAACTAATTACTCGATCACAATGGTACCACACTCCATTGGTTGTCTCAAGCATTTAAGGTACCTTAATTTTTCTGAGACGGAGATCCCACAAATACCAGAAGAAGTGAGCAAACTATATAATCTACAAAGCTTGTTGGTCCGAGGGTGTGGTAATTTATTTACGATGCCAGTGAGTTTTGTAAAGCTAATAAACTTGCGACATCTTGACATGACTCATACTCCGTCCTTGAAGAAGTTGCCTTTGGGGATTGGTGGGTTGACTAGTCTGCAAACATTATTCAAGGTTGTTATTCAAGATAATAATGGGCTTAAAATATCTGAACTCAGGGGCCTAAAGGATCTTCAAGGTGTACTTTCCATCGAGGGGTTGGAGAAAGCGATAGATCCAACCGAAGCAAAGGATGCCGAGTTACACCAAAAAAAGGGCCTTGATGAGTTGACATTGACATGGGGTGATGCTGCAATTAATGAACATGACGTAATTGAAAAGCTAAGGCCTCACTCTAAGTTGAAAACGTTGTGTCTTGATGGGTATAGAGGAATGAAATTTCCTAGTTGGCTTGGGGATCCGTCGTTTGATGGTTCAACAGAGCTTGTGTTAAACGAATGTAACTGTGTAGTACTACCAACACTTGAACATCTAACTTCACTTAGGAAGTTGGGAATATATAGGTGTTCAAAGTTGGAATCAATTGAGGGAAGGAAAGAGGTGGTTAATGGGGGGAGTAGCATCATGGGATCTCTTAGACAAGTGAATGTTATAGGTTGTGATGCACTAGAGAGTTATTATTGTCCAAGTAGTGTTGAGTCGTTGGTGATATGGGGTTGTCATTCAATGAAATCATTAAGCTTCTCTAAATTGCATGAGGAGGACCTCCCATCATCCTCAAACTTGAAGAATCTGGAAGTGAAAGATTGTAAGGATATAAAGTCGTATTTGCTAAGTCTCACATCTTTGGAAGAGATGTTTATATGGACATGTCCCAGTATGGAGGATTTATATCCATCATGTGGGGGGTTGTGGCCTCCTAATTTAAGAGAGTTGTCAATAGGAGAATTAAAGAAGCCGATGTCAAAATGGGGGCTTCAAAACTACCCATCCTCACTTGTTAGATTAGTATTATATGGAAGTAATTCAGGAGTGGTTTCATTTGGAACGGAAGAACAAGATTATAATAATACAAGATCATCATGTTTTCTTCTTCCACCATCTCTAACTTATTTAGATATCATTGATTTTGAGGAAGTGGAATCAGTTTTAGAGGTCTTACAAAACCTCCCTCACCTTGAAGAACTTCATATTTCTGGATGCCCGAAGCTTAAACATGTGCCAAAGACATCTTCATCGTTGAGAGTATATGTATGTGGCAGAAACATTGACACATCATG A